From Deinococcus yavapaiensis KR-236:
AAATCCAAAAGGTCTTGAACATCGACACGAGCTTGTACACGTGGATCACCACGGCGTACCTCGTGGCGAGCACCGTCATGGTGCCCATCTACGGCAAGCTCAGCGACCTTTACGGACGCAAGGCCGTGCTGCTCTTCGGCGTGATCACCTTTCTCGCGGGCTCGTTCTTGTGCGGCGCGGCGGGCGAGCCGTTCTTCGGCAGCCTCTTCGGCGGCGGGGCAGGTCAACTCATCGCCTTCCGCGCCTTGCAAGGATTCGGAAGCGCCGCCTTGTTCACGACGGCCTTCGCCGTGATCTCCGACCTCTTCTCACCTGCCGAGCGCGGCCGCTACTCGGGCTTGTTCGGCGCCGTGTTCGGCTTGTCCTCGGTGCTCGGGCCGCTCATCGGCGGTTTCCTGACCGATCACTTGTCGTGGCGCTGGGTGTTCTACGTCAACCTTCCGGTCGGCGCGCTCGCCTTGTTCTTCATCATCACGCGCATGCCCGCCTTGCGGCACTTGTACACGGGGAGCGAGGAGCGTCCGCGCATCGACTTCGTCGGGGCTTTCCTGCTCGCCGTCGCCGTGATTCCACTGCTGCTCGCCCTCACGCTCGGCAAGAGCCAAGTCGCCGAGGGACAGACGGGCTTCCTCTGGACGTCTTGGCAGATCCTGGCGATGTTCGGCACGGCCCTCGTCGGCACGGCCGCGTTCTTGTACACCGAGCGCCGAGCGCATGACCCGATCATTCCGCTGAAGTTCTTCAAGAATCGCGTCTTCTCGATCGGCAGCCTCGCCGGATTCGTCCTCGGCATGGCCTTCCTCGGACCGATCGTGTTCCTGCCGCTGTTCATGGTGAACGTCGTGGGGCTCAGCGCCACGAACTCCGGCCTCACGATCACGCCGCTCGCCCTCGCGCTCGTCGCGAGCAACGTCATCTCCGGGCAGCTCGTATCGCGCCTCGGGAAGTACAAGCCGATCATGATCGGCGCGCTCTTGCTGCTGATCGTCGGCTTCCTCGTCATGGCGTTCACCCTCACTACCGACGCGTCGCAAGCCAGCGTGACTTTCAAGATGATCCTCGTCGGCCTCGGACTCGGGCCGTCCATTCCCCTCTACACCCTCGCCGTGCAAAACGCCATGGACCCACGGCAAACGGGCGCCGTGACGTCGAGCATCACCTTCTTCCGCTCGCTCGGGCAAGTCGTGGGCGTCGCGATTCTCGGAACCGTCTTCGCGAACACCCTCTCGGCGGGTCTCGACGCGACGAAGGCGAAGGTCGAAGCGGAACTCCCGAGCGGCGCACGCGGCGGCTTGACGTTCGGCGGCGGAACGACGGGCGGCGAAGGCGCTTCCTCCACGAACTTCGACCTCGAAAAGCTCAAGAGCGACGCTCGCCGCAAGCTCGAAGATCAAAAACGAGACCTCACCCTCGCCGTTCGAGACGAGGACCCGGCGGCCGTCAAACGGCTGCTCGCCAACGACTCGACGCCCAAGAAACTGCGCGACTTGCTGACAAAGGGCGGCGTGGCGGCGAGCGTGCACGCGTCGCTGCAAGAACAAAAAGAGGTGGTCGTCAAAGCCCTGCGCGACAACGACCCGGCCAGCGTGAAGAAGCTCCTGGCGAGCGACCGGACACCGAAGCAACTTCGTGACGTCCTCGAAGCGGGCGGCGTGGCGGCGAGCGTGAACGCGGGCTTCGACCGAATCTTCAAGTCGGTCGAGGAAGCGGTCACGAGCGGCAATCCCGCGCGCCTCTCGGCCCTCGCCCAAAATCCGCAACTGCCCGAGGCTCTGCGCCAAAACCTGGCGGGCCTTCCCGCGCGAACCATCTCGACGTCCCAAGGTCGGCAAGCGGTCCTGTCGCAGATTCGAGGCAACCTTGACGTGGCACGTGAAAGCGCGGTTCGGAACGCTCGTCAGGTCGCCGTGCAAAACGCGCTGTCGGGAATCGACAAGGTCGAGGAGACCACCGTCGAGCAGGTGAAGGCTTCGATCGTCCGCGAGGCGAGCGACAGCATCACGGCCGCCGAACCGAAGGTCTTCAGGGCCCTCGAAGACCTCGGCGCGGGCGTCAAGACCGCGTTCACGGACAGCGTCACGCGCGTCTTCCGCGTCGGCATCTTCATCGTCGTGCTGGGCTTCCTCGTGACGCTGTTGCTGCCGCAACTTCCGCTTCGCAAGCGCGGCCAAGGCGGCCCGCCCGCTCTCGAGTAAGCGCTCTTCGCGTCGACCGCTCCTTCCAACCGGGAGGGGCGGTCTTCACGTGGTCGCCGGTGCCGACCGGGACGCGCGCGGTCACCTTGCAAATACGACCGGGGAGCTTCGTCGTCGTTCGGCGAGTGGTGGCAACCTCCCGAGGCCCGCATGACGGCCGTTTCGCGGTCGAACCTGATTTGTCAGTGGAGGCTTCCTACGTACGGCTACGTACGAGGCTTCGCCGTCAGCTCGCGTAACCTTTCGCCTGCAACTCGTAGAGGGCCGCGTACTTTCCGCCGAGGCGCACGAGGTCGTCGTGCGCGCCCTGCTCGGTAATGACGCCGCCGTCGAGCACGATGATTCGACTGGCGGGCCGCACCGTGGAAAATCGGTGCGAAATCAAGATGGTGATGCGCTCCCCCGCTTGACGCCGCAAAGCTTCCATCGTCTCGAACTCGGCTCGGGCGTCGAGGGCCGCCGTCGGCTCGTCGAACACCAGCACCGACGCGTCCCGGAAGTACAGGCGTGCGAGGGCGAGTCGTTGCCACTGTCCCCCGCTGAGCTGCCGCCCGCCCGTGAAGAGGCGACCGAGCATCGTCTCCTCCCGCTCCGGCAGTTCCTCGACGAACTCCGCGCCCGCGCGTTCCACGGCGCGCTCCACGCCGAAGTGGTCTTGCAAGCGGGTCGTGTCCGCCACACCGACGTTTTCGCGCACGCTCATCTGGTATTGGCCGAAATCTTGGAAGATGATGCTCATTTCGCGTTGCACCGAGCGTGGGCTGAACTTCGAGGCGTCTTGGCCGTTGAGAAGGATCGTGCCGCCCGTCGGCTCGAACAGACGCGTCAGAAGCTTCACGATCGTCGTCTTGCCCGCCCCGTTCTCTCCGACGAGCGCGAGGCTCTCACCTCTTCGCACCGTGAAGGTCACGCCGCGCAGCACGTCGCGCTTCGTGAACGGATACGCGAAGCTCACGTCGCGAAACTCGATGGACTCGATCGATCCGCGCCACTCGTCGCCCGCGTCGAGGTCTCGGGCGGGAAGCTCCAGGAACTCGTAGAGATTGCGCATGTAGAGCAAGTTCTGGTAAACGCCCGTCACGCCCGTCAGAAGGCTCGTGACTTGCGCTTGCACGGTCGCCACGCCGAGGACGAACACGCTGAAGTCGCCGACGGTGATCTCGCCCGCCGCCGCGCGCCGCAAGATGAGCGCGGACGCCGCCCCGACGAGCAGGGCGGACACGAGGGCCGCCAGAAGGCTCCAACCGCTACGCGCCCGAATCAAGCCTTCGAGTTGCCGACGAAAACCGACGTAGTACTCTCTCCACCTCGTGAGCAGGTACGGCTCGAAGCCGAACAAGCGCACTTCCTTCACGAGCTGGTCGGACGTCAGGATGCTGCCGAGGTAGTTCTGCACGCGCGAATCGTGCGTTTGGCGGCGCAGCATGCGGTAGTTCTCGATGCCGTACTTGTTGCTCACCCACACGCCCGGAAGGCTCGCGAGCAGCACGAGCGGCAAGACCGCCCAGCCGAGTCGTGCCATCAACGCTCCGACGGACGCCAACGTCACGACGGCGCCGGCGAGCGACACGAGCTGCGTCGCCACGCCCAAAGGTCGCGTCCCGACCTCGCGGTACGCCTGCTGCAACGAGTCGTACGTCTCGGCGTTCTCGAAGGCGTCGACGGGCAAGCCCGACGCTTTTTGCAGAATGTGCCGACTGATGCTGTGCTGCAAGCTGTCTCCCAGCAGTTGCTGCGCCGCGCTGGAAATCGTGTTCAGGAGACTCCCGGCGATCACGAGCCCGACTTGCACGGCGAGCAAGCCGAGCAGTTGTTCGTACGTCTCGCGCCCTTGCGTCGCGGCGGCCACGCCGTCGAGCAGAAGCTTGGAGACGTACAAGTTCGCGGCGGGCAAAAACGACGACGAGAGGTTCGCGGCGACAAACTGCGAGGCGTGCCGTGGGCTGGCACTCCACGCGAGGCGCAGCGTCTCGAGGAAATCGCGCGTCCGCATGCCGGGCACGGGCGTGGGAACGGGAGCAGGAGGGGAACGCACGAGGAGCAGTGTACCGCCGCGTTCTCGGCGGCACGCCGCCCGATCGGGCAGGGCGTGAAGAAGGTCTTGTTTCCTAACGATCGTTCGTGCCTACACTGAGGCATGAGCGACAACAACCGAACGTCCGGCTTCCGGACGCGCGCCGTCCACGCGGGCGGCGGTGTCGAGCCGCGCACGGGAGCGCATGCCACGCCGATCTACCAGACGTCGACTTTCGGTTACTTCGACGCCGATCGCGGCGAACGCCTCTTCGGAGGGCAGGAAAGCGGCTACTTCTACACGCGCCTCGGCAATCCGACGGTGCGAGCCTTCGAGGAAAAAGTGGCGAGCCTCGAGGGAGCCGAGGACGCCGTCGCGTTCGCGAGCGGCATGGGGGCCATCAGCGCGCTCGCCCTCACCTTCTTGAAGCCTGGCGATGAACTCGCCTTCCTCGGGCCTCTGTACGGCGGCACCGAAGGCTTCTTCCACGAGGTTCTGGAGAAGTTCGGCGTGCACGCTTGGGAAGCGTCGGACCTCGCCGATCTCGAAGCGCGCGTCACTCGCCGCGTGAAGATGGTGTACGTCGAGACGCCCACCAACCCCACCTTGCGCATCACCGATTTGCGGAACACGGCGCGTATCGCGCATTCTGTCGACGCCCTCGCCGTCACGGACAACACCTTCGCCACCCCGTACCTCACGCGGCCCCTTCAACACGACTTCGATGTCGTGCTGCACAGCGCCACGAAGTACCTCGGCGGGCACGGCGACGCGATCGGCGGCGTGGTCGTGGGCCGAGCGGACGCCATTCGGGAGTTACGCGTCACGGGCTTGCGGCACGTCGGTGCGAGCCTCGGGCCACAGGAAGCGTACCTGTTCTTGCGCGGCGTCAAGACCCTCCCGCTTCGCATGGACGCCCACTGCGACGGTGCCGAAATCGTCGCGCGCACGTTCGACGGCCACCCGGCCATCGCCCGCGTGTACTACCCGGGGCTTTCGTCGCACGTGGGCCACGAGATCGCCGCTCGTCAAATGAAGCGCTTCGGCGGCATGGTGAGCTTCGACTTGAGGGGCGGCTACGACGCCGCCAAGGCGTTTTTGAACAACCTACGGCTCTTCGTGCAGGCCGTGTCCCTCGGAGACGTCGAGAGCCTCTCGTGCCACCCGGCGAGCACGACCCATCAGCTTCTCGGGCCCGACATTCTCGCTCGCCAAGGCGTCACGCCGGGCCTCGTACGTCTTTCAGTCGGCATCGAGGATCCCGAGGATCTCGTTCTCGACATCGAACGCGCCCTCGAAAGCGTCGTCAGCCTCGCTGCCGACTGAATAGAATTGCCGCGCATCGCACGCTAATTTTTCTTTTTCGGCACTCGAAAGGGCGCTTCGTTCGTCGAGGCTGCCCGCGAGACCGCTCGGTCGAAGCTCCTCCGGATCGGCCTTCCAAGGCCCGCGACCTTCCGTACTCCTGCTCAGTCGGCGCCAGCGGCCTTGCAGCGTGCTCCGAGACTCGCTCGGCCCCAAAGCCAATACGCGCCCCGGCGATGAAGCGCTCCAGGCCAAGCGAGTGACTCGCCAGCATCGCCGAGCACGACCATTGGATAGAGTCGGCCCGCGATCCATTCCGCGCCGTCTTGTCTCTATCAGCGCCCGAAAGGGCGCTTTTCCGTTCGTCGTACACCTAGACCTCGCAGCGGCGAAGGCGAGCGAGCGCGGCACAATTCGGCAAGGCGAGAAAGTGACGCCGAACCAACATGACCTCGACCCTCGAACCAACCCTCGATACGGCGACCGCCCTGCGCCTCGTCTTGACGTCCCGCGTGTACGAGGTGGCCAACGAGACGCCGGTGCAGGAAGCGCCGAGCCTCTCGCGCCGCCTCGGTTGCTCGGTGCTGCTCAAGCGTGAGGACGCGCAGCCCGTGTTCTCGTTCAAGTTGCGTGGCGCTTACAACAAGATGGCGCACCTGTCCGAGGAGGAAAGAGCAGGCGGGGTGATTTGCGCGTCCGCCGGGAACCACGCTCAGGGCGTCGCTTTCGCCGCACAAAAACTCGGCGTGCAAGCCGTCGTCGTGATGCCCGCCACGACGCCCGACATCAAAGTGAACGCCGTGCGAGCCCGTGGCGCGGAGGTCGTCTTGTTCGGCGACAGCTACAGCGACGCCGAGGGACACGCCTTCCAACTCGCAGCCGAGCGTGAATTGACGTTCATTCATCCCTACGACGATCCGCTCGTGATCGCCGGGCAGGGCACGGTCGGCTTGGAGCTTCTACGCCAAGTTTCGGGACGCCCGTTGAAAGTGTTCGTTCCCGTCGGGGGCGGGGGTTTGCTGGCAGGCATCGCGGTCTTCTTGAAAGCACTGGATCCGGC
This genomic window contains:
- a CDS encoding ABC transporter ATP-binding protein, with the translated sequence MRSPPAPVPTPVPGMRTRDFLETLRLAWSASPRHASQFVAANLSSSFLPAANLYVSKLLLDGVAAATQGRETYEQLLGLLAVQVGLVIAGSLLNTISSAAQQLLGDSLQHSISRHILQKASGLPVDAFENAETYDSLQQAYREVGTRPLGVATQLVSLAGAVVTLASVGALMARLGWAVLPLVLLASLPGVWVSNKYGIENYRMLRRQTHDSRVQNYLGSILTSDQLVKEVRLFGFEPYLLTRWREYYVGFRRQLEGLIRARSGWSLLAALVSALLVGAASALILRRAAAGEITVGDFSVFVLGVATVQAQVTSLLTGVTGVYQNLLYMRNLYEFLELPARDLDAGDEWRGSIESIEFRDVSFAYPFTKRDVLRGVTFTVRRGESLALVGENGAGKTTIVKLLTRLFEPTGGTILLNGQDASKFSPRSVQREMSIIFQDFGQYQMSVRENVGVADTTRLQDHFGVERAVERAGAEFVEELPEREETMLGRLFTGGRQLSGGQWQRLALARLYFRDASVLVFDEPTAALDARAEFETMEALRRQAGERITILISHRFSTVRPASRIIVLDGGVITEQGAHDDLVRLGGKYAALYELQAKGYAS
- a CDS encoding DHA2 family efflux MFS transporter permease subunit, whose translation is MSTPTTLSDAPPAPEFSRQEKVFTLVGTLLGLLLAALDQTIVATAGPQIQKVLNIDTSLYTWITTAYLVASTVMVPIYGKLSDLYGRKAVLLFGVITFLAGSFLCGAAGEPFFGSLFGGGAGQLIAFRALQGFGSAALFTTAFAVISDLFSPAERGRYSGLFGAVFGLSSVLGPLIGGFLTDHLSWRWVFYVNLPVGALALFFIITRMPALRHLYTGSEERPRIDFVGAFLLAVAVIPLLLALTLGKSQVAEGQTGFLWTSWQILAMFGTALVGTAAFLYTERRAHDPIIPLKFFKNRVFSIGSLAGFVLGMAFLGPIVFLPLFMVNVVGLSATNSGLTITPLALALVASNVISGQLVSRLGKYKPIMIGALLLLIVGFLVMAFTLTTDASQASVTFKMILVGLGLGPSIPLYTLAVQNAMDPRQTGAVTSSITFFRSLGQVVGVAILGTVFANTLSAGLDATKAKVEAELPSGARGGLTFGGGTTGGEGASSTNFDLEKLKSDARRKLEDQKRDLTLAVRDEDPAAVKRLLANDSTPKKLRDLLTKGGVAASVHASLQEQKEVVVKALRDNDPASVKKLLASDRTPKQLRDVLEAGGVAASVNAGFDRIFKSVEEAVTSGNPARLSALAQNPQLPEALRQNLAGLPARTISTSQGRQAVLSQIRGNLDVARESAVRNARQVAVQNALSGIDKVEETTVEQVKASIVREASDSITAAEPKVFRALEDLGAGVKTAFTDSVTRVFRVGIFIVVLGFLVTLLLPQLPLRKRGQGGPPALE
- a CDS encoding trans-sulfuration enzyme family protein, with product MSDNNRTSGFRTRAVHAGGGVEPRTGAHATPIYQTSTFGYFDADRGERLFGGQESGYFYTRLGNPTVRAFEEKVASLEGAEDAVAFASGMGAISALALTFLKPGDELAFLGPLYGGTEGFFHEVLEKFGVHAWEASDLADLEARVTRRVKMVYVETPTNPTLRITDLRNTARIAHSVDALAVTDNTFATPYLTRPLQHDFDVVLHSATKYLGGHGDAIGGVVVGRADAIRELRVTGLRHVGASLGPQEAYLFLRGVKTLPLRMDAHCDGAEIVARTFDGHPAIARVYYPGLSSHVGHEIAARQMKRFGGMVSFDLRGGYDAAKAFLNNLRLFVQAVSLGDVESLSCHPASTTHQLLGPDILARQGVTPGLVRLSVGIEDPEDLVLDIERALESVVSLAAD